The Tenrec ecaudatus isolate mTenEca1 chromosome 12, mTenEca1.hap1, whole genome shotgun sequence genomic interval actcttttttttttaatcataaaacatctttttttttaccaacagataaatcaatttattaaaatagttgaTTTAAGCATCTGCAATGGTGACTTCAACCTCTACTCCAGGCTCAATACTGATGGAAGTGATCTGCTTCACTATCTCAGACGGACTGTGCAAGTCAATGAGACGCTTGTGGATCCTCATCTGGAATCGATCCCAGGTCTTAGAACCTTCCCCACAGGGAGTGTTCCTGGTCGTAATTCTCAGAGTCTTGGTAGGCATCCGAACTGGTCCCTTCacgttcaggtttttctcctTAGCCCCTCTGATCAAGTCACCACACACTTTCTCCAAGGATTTCACGTTGCGGCTGGTCAGAGTAATTCTAATTCGGTGAATGGCCACCTCTGGTTCCACAGGTGTCATTCCGGTGTCCTTAAATGCCATGGCGGCGGGGGACTTCCTGACCGACTTGTTCGAACAGCGGTGAGTCAGGAATGGGAGCGGGGGCTGCGTCTTCCTCAAAGAGCCATAAAACATCTTTTTAATGCAAACACTACTTCACACAATGAAAAACTACAATGTGTTGTACAGATGTTTTTACAATGCGTTGCTTCCAGATGGATTGCTGTGACAGGGTGTGGATCCTACCGccaccccactccctgccccatctGCTGACACAGTGCTTGTCTTTAGCCAGGGTCCTTCTGTAGGACTGAGCGTTTCCTTGTAAGGAGATTGTAAtcctttaggagagtagaaaacctctcttTCTCCAAGGTTAATGCGTTATGCTAATTGTTTGTGCACCTCCTAAGACGTTTCCATCTGAGCTGTCATTATTGCCATCATGCTTCAAATCATGTGGTCTTATCTGCATATGCATCAAACTTGCAGTTTTCACCGCTGCTggtggttggttttgtttgttttctactcAAGTAAGCATATTTAAATATCACATGCAACTGTTAACAGCCTGAACCTCTCCCCTCATTTGTGACAGTTGCAGATTGAGGTAGTAACTGTCATTTAGCGAATGCAAAATGCACgatgaagaaataaaataatttttaaaaatccaaatatgaaatGATACTGATGAATGTTCTTGGTCTTTCTTCacggagaaacttctttcatgacTTTTCTTTGTCTCATGGTAGCTCCAGTATTACTAAGTATcggaagcaaaggcaaagcagctAGCCATGTGCCAAGAATTCAATCACTCTAGATTTTTAGCCTGTGGTTCCAACAGCACAAGTAAGATTCATGAAGCTGAGGAATTTTTGAGCATCTGCATTATTGCAAAATCCTCTTCAGGTAGATACTCCTGCACAGTGATCTACTGGCCTCTCCTGGAAGAGACAACGAAGAAGCAGTGCTGTATATGAAGGCGCGATGCACTAGGCCAAAgtcttcatcctcctccttttgtttctcctctaTCAGCTGTCTTTTCAGTTGACATCCCCATATTTCTCCACGTGCCATTCTCCACTCTTATCATGCTTAATAGTTGGAGCATCTTTGATCAATTCATCTGTTTTACTTTTTCCAACTGAGTTGCTTAATTGTGCTGCTTGCTCTCGCTCAAGAAATAGCTGCGCTAAAGCCTGAACGGTATGAAATTGTCCAGCTATCCTTAAACTATCACCTACATCTTTTTTTTCCATCTACATCTTCATTATAGAAGGAAGAGTCAAAAGAATACAATGTTTCCATGATGAGGAGGCAGTGCTGATTCTGAGCACTCCACTCCACTAGATTTGGCATTCAGATATCAAATCTCTCTCCTGAGGTAGGTACTTTGGAACCTGAAGGACACAGTTCATCCTGTTCCCATTTTTGGTATAGTCTCATTCCTTAAAAttaagtttaaaattttttttaattaagttaaATTGAGCAACACCCTAACGAAGGCTGTAATACAGTCTTCCACTGGTTTGCCCACATTGCCAGTTATATTCTGCTGAGACAGAGGCTTACTGTCAGGTAGGGATACACTGTTGTcagcatggtcattgctgttgtAAATTCTTCACAATGTTGTAATGTTTTAGCTGATGAAACGAGTTGTGAATCTTTATATGCTATCAAATAGCTTTGAATCTCTGGATTATACACTGTTAAACTTTCTAAAGTTCGTTAACATTTCTCTGCGCCCTATAATGAGGCTACTAATTTCTATTGATCCTCATCTCTACTTAGATGGTCTACACATTCTTTTACTTTATCTGCAATGTGATCTGAACCATCCAGAAGTCATAGTTCTTTAAACCAGTCTCCTGTTTATTTAGAAGTAAGGAatatgacacgatcgctgaagacaaagtgggtgcataagcaaatgtggcgaagaaagctgatggtgcctggctatcaaaagatatagtgtctgggatcttaaaagcttgaagataaacaagcagccgtctagctgagaagcaacaaagcccacatggtagaagcacaccaacctgtgtgatcatgaggtgtcgataggatcaggtatcaggcatcaaagaacaaaaaatcattgtgaataagggggaatgcagagtggaaacctaaaacttatctgtaggcaattggacatcctcttacaaaaatgtctcggggaggagacgagccagtgagagtgtagtatagcaccattgaaacatacaactttcctctagttctttaaagcttcctccccaccgcttttgtgaccccaaatctaccttacaaatctggctaggccagagggtgtacatgggtacagataagaaatggaaacatgcacaaaaaaattaaactaaaaaaaattttttttaagaactggaaacacagggaatccaggacagataaaccccaggaccaatattgagagtagccataccaggagggtaaagggaaggtgcagggagaaagggggaatcgatcacaatgatctacctataaccccctcctggggggatggacaacagaaaagtgggtgaagggaaacgctagtcagtgtaacacatgaaattttttttatgaattatcaaaggttcatgagggagggagggtgaagaagggagggaaaaaatgagaagctgataccaagggctcaagtagaaagaaaatgttttgaaatgatgatggcaacaaatgtacaaatgtgcttgacacaatggatggatgtatggattgtgaaaagagttgtacgagtccccaataaaatgattaaaatatatatatatatatatatatatatagtcatataTTAAATCATTCTGGTGTAAATCATTCTGGTGTGTTCTATAATACATGTTTAtgataaatgtttaaaaaagaagtaaGGGACAGTAATGTCTCCATAGCTAAATACTTACTCTTTATATTTTCAAGATCAAGATTCTTGTTGTATACAGTTTACAGAGTcgtaggattttttttctttaattttattcaCTTCATTTTCATTCAGTAGCTTAGCTGATGAAGCATCTTGTTCCAGCTCCAAAAGTCAAATAATTAGATCTAGGTTAGCTTGATCAAGATCCATGTTCTAGCAATCTCCATTCAAACTATACATGAGGGCAGCTATACAAAGGGGCAGATTCTGGGAACatccaaaaaatttttttgaacatCCAAATTTTAAAGACCATTATTACCATGTGTTCTTGAGTACTCAAAAACCAGCATGGCACATTTCGTAGGCAAACTAATAACACGAGGGCAACATGTATTTAGAACCTGAGTGGTCTTTAAGCTACTTAATACATATTAAGTAACTTAAATATCAGTGAACTCATGGTTTTCACCAAATTCTATCATGGCTCTGAAAGTGCTTTACATCTGAACAACAGtatataattttttgttattctataaatgattatatttaaattatttattcacaCACTGAGTAGAGTATTATAGTCAGCTGTTTGTTCTTACAGTCAACTGATGAGGGTTCAGTCTGGAGAAGAACCAATGAGGAACAAGATTATCTGTGTTACATTTTCTATTTGGCTTTTCTCGAAGAGGAATAAGTGCCTTCAATAGTATATAATTCTTTTGTCTTCTTTCCTGAATCCCAGCACAGTAACTATTCCCTGGTCGAGTTGAGTAGATATGGCCACAGTTTTTAACCTGTAGGAGCCTTAAAAACTCTAACATCTTTTCAACTTGGTTCCTTTGGAGACAGTTGCTGGTGTTTTTATAGTGTAAAATTTTGTCCAATTTCCTGTTGTTTTAGCTACAATGTTGTGGTAATTAGTATTTGTGAAGCTATATCaataactttttttaaagaaaagaaatgggtagcgggggcacagggaactgactcacccaaggggagggtattgtttatatccccccagggaaaaagggaccagacttcaaccagtgctcccagatgtgaatgcaacatgccagcatggagtaaggaaccagtggagtGGTCTGAGGggacggccccaatcccaactatgtggacacctgctcctccctgcagaagaatttatttcagaggacagctggAGCTCCAGGCGAggtacatatctgatcagagcacacaggaacaaatgaagggggaggaagagagagttgagcacatcctggccctccaaACCTTGAAGACGAGATtcacgctcagagcagccaatccacagagaagaccacatggctggccccactatgagacacgacatccctcactgacccatagccctacaagggacaacactggagacacagtgtgggaattccgcccaatctgatcccaccacactgaggcaaaacacttagggcgtgcaaaagaacagcaaggggaacagaacaacaaagtccccagggaatacccaaaatagacttggggccagggtttggtgcTCTATCAGactaccggaaaacactcctaagaccaacagtccttgaactaactacaagcttttcttttttattgtgattttttttggtcattggcttgttggtgttgttgctgttgttttgttttcttttgttgcttgattttgctctgtcttgtttttgtgcatgttattatctccgcaggtctgtctaaataagataggctggatgaacaatctggaggagaaaacaatgggactgacagctcctGAGGGACATggaaaagggggaggtggggggaaaggaagtggtattaacaaacccagggacaagggaacaacaagtgatccaaatcggtggtaaggagaGTGTACAAGGCCTTGTAGGGCGTgaccaaaggtaatgtaaccaagaggaattactgaaacccaaatgaagactgagcatgatagtgggacaacaggaaagtcaaaggaaatagaggaaagagctaggaggcaaggagcatttatagaggtctaaataaaggcatgtacatatgcaaacatatttatatatgaggatggggaaatagatctatgtacatatatgtataggtttagtattaaggtagcagatggacattgggcctccactcaagtaactctctcaatgcaagaattctttgttctattaaactgacattccatgatgctcaccttccctacacaatcactgaagacaaagtgggtacataagcaaatgtggtgaagaaagctaatggtgccaggctattaaaagatatagcatctgggatcttaaaggcttgaaggtaaacaagcggccacatagctcagaagcaacaaagcccacatggaagaagcaaaccagcctgtgggatcacaaggtgtcgaagggatcaggtatcagtcatcatcagaacaaaaaatcatatcattgggaatgaggggagtgaggagtggagacccaaagcccatctgtaggcaattggacatccccttacataagggtcacgggaaggagacgagccagtcagagtacagtatagcaacgatgaaacatacaactttcctctagttcctaaatgcttcctccctccaccccactatcatgatcctaattctaccttacaaatctggctagaccagaggatgtacactggtacagataggaactggaaacacagggaatccaggggggatgatccctttaggaccagtgatgagtgatgatactaggagggtggagggaggatggtgtggaaagggggaaccgattacaaggatctacatgtgacctcctccctgggggagtgacaacagaaatgtgggtgaagggagacatcagaaagtgtaagatatgacaaaataataatttataaattatcaagggttcatgagggagggggagcagggaaggaggaggaaaaatgaggagctgatgccaggggcttaagtggagagcaaatgttttgagaatgatgaaggcaatgaatgtacaaatgtgctttatacaattgatgtatgtatggattgtgataagagttgtatgagcccctaataaaatgattaaaaacaacaaaaataacttttttattaaaaattaattttactaGGGATTCTTACAAgtcttgttataatccatacatctattgtatcaggtgaatttgtacatatgttgctttcatttttttctagccatttgctttctattgagcccttggaatcagctcctttttttttaatcaataacTTTTGAGAATAAAATAGTAATTacagggaaagaagaagaaacaatttAAAGATTTCTTCTCAGTTACTAGTAAGGTTGTAAGTAATAAGGTAATTCtaagtaaaatattttacaaaataattaCATTTTTAGTAATCAGACAATCTAGGAAGTATTATAGTTAAGCAATTTATAACCTATTATTCGATGATTAATATTAATTCTAGAATGAAACTAAGTCCAACGGGCGAGTGGAGTGGGGTGGTGCCATGAGTTACCACATTGAGCGATGCCAACCTTAGTGACATTAGAGATACAGGATCTGATATGGTAaaagccacaggagcagttctatgagatggcagtgagtccTTCCAATTCATACAACATTCAGTGATCTGTTAAACACATAAATAGTCCACATCACCTCCTGCCTAAAATCCATAATGGTTTCCATTGCATGTAGGAGAAAATCCACAGACTTCTACTATACTTGGTATTCTCTTCAACTTCATCTTATGCAACTTCCCATTCTATTTACTAGGCTCCAAGCATACGGACCTTCTGGCTAAAAATGCATGCTATGTTCTTTTATTATCTCTCCCAACTCTTCCAATGGTTTACTCAATTTCCTGTTTCAGATCTGTTTCGATGCTACAtccttgctgttgttagatgtagtcgattccaactcatagcaaccctatgtgcaacagaaagatCCACCACCAggccctgaaccatcctcacaattgtgctcatGTTTgcgcccactgttgtagccactatgtcaatccatcccattggtcttactcttttttgctgaccctctactaaaTCAAAGTAGAGgtcccttttccaggaactggtctctcttgaaaatatgtccaaagtatgtgagacagtctcaccatccttgcttccaagaagcattctcgctgtactttttctaagacagatttgtttgtttgtttgtttgtttggcagtccatggtgctttcaatattcttcgccaacaccataattcaaaggcatctattcttcggtcttcctcaGTCAatatccaactgtcacatgcatatgaaacattCAAAAATACCATGGTTGGGTTAGGCACACTTATTCCTTATAGTAATttccttgctttgcaacactttaaagaggtctttaaaaagtaaaaattgaagggaaaaaaagaggtcttgtacagccaatttacccaatgaaacacatttttttaaatctcttgactgctactttcatgagcattgattgtggatccaagcaagataaaatccttgacaatgtcaatctttttccatttatcataatggtacagttgtgagaattttgcttttctttacattgagatgtaatccttactgaaggctgcaattcttgatcttcatcagcaagtacttcaagtcctcctcactttcagcaagcaagcctaTGTGATCTGCATATGGaaagttgttaacaagccttcttccaatcttgataTCATGTTTttcgctcagcatacagactgaataagtatggtgagaggatacaatccttacTTTCgccttccttgattttaaactcCCCAGTatcccattattctgtttgaacaactactTCTTATCTATGTACAGGCTCAACATGAGTACAATTAAATGCTttggaattcttattcttctcaaATCTTTCTAAAGTTtggtataatcaataaaacacacgtaaatatctctgcttcagccaagatccatctgacatcagtaatgatatcccttgttcaacatcctcttctgaatctggcctgaatgtcgggtggctccctgtcagtgtactgctgccaccattgttgtatgatcttcagcaaaattttacatgcatgtggtAATTATATTATTTCTAATGtactcattctgttgggtcacctttctttagaatggatacCAACATGATGTGTTCCAGCCAGTTGGCCCAgcttctgtcttccaaatttcttagcatagacaggtgagcacttccagtgcttcatcaaattgttgaaacatttcaattgctatcccatcaattcctggagccttgtttttagctaatgccttcagtgcagcttagacttgttccttcggtaccattggttcttgatcacatgctacgtcttgaaatagttgaatatcggcttgttctttttggtacagtgactcactccttgtattctttccatcttcttttctgcttcctgcatcattcaatattttgcccacagactctttcaatatcgcaacttgaggcttgacttttttctttaggTCTTTCAGTTTAacatgtgttctttctttttgatttctgactctaggtctttgcacatttcatcataatacttTACTTTTCCTTTCTGAGCTGCCCttagaaattttctgttcagcttttttcatcatttcttccattagctACTCTACGATCAAGAgctagtttcagagtttcttccgacatccactttgatctgttatttctttcctgtctttttaataaaagaaagtctcACTAGTGAAGTTTTTTCTAACCACTCATCCCTTCCTGCTATTCTTCAACACATACCCTATTTTTTattccttcctcttctttttattttcaaatgtccTTTACTGATGACATGATGGTAAGACTAGACAATAGGTTATATTCTCACATTTGGgtgtttcttttaaaacaaacttgtaaaaaccacaaaactttctctttataAAAATGCCAAGCACCCCCCAATCACCAGTGTCCTCCCAACAGTTACCAGCTATGTAGTTAAGGATTCGGTATGTAGCCTTCTAGTTCTCTCCTGTGTGTTTACATAGATGTTtcatttgtgggtttttttctttcaagtGCTCTTTACCCTATTTACTATCTTCATAGCATTTTTTGTCAAGCTGcaattgttttgttatttttttaacttctttttGCTACTTGTTTTCTTCCTTTACTAGACTGTAAACTTTATCAGATTAGCGATCAAGTTGGTTTATTCATTGTTAAATCTTTAAGGCCTTTCATAGAGCCATACAGAGTAAATCCATAAAGGAATGAAGTACTGATATATATTAAAACATAGTAAACTTCTAAAAGACTATATTAAAtaaaagaagtcacatgaaaGTCAAGTACTatccatttatatgaaatttaTAAAGTAGACAAATCCACAGAGATAGAAAGTAAATTGGTGATTCCCTAGCTGGAGGAGTAGAgagctggaagaagtacaggcaagaCAAAGAATAACTGTTAATAAGTATAATGTTTCTTTTTGAAATGATAAAAAGgtcctaaaattgactgtggtggtggtctgtgaaatattaaaaaccattgGATTATATACTTTAAATGAGTGAATTGTGTAGTATGTAAATTATAtctcaattaaaaatttttattaaattttatttaaaagtatttatgtatataatagatgttatatataatataaattatataatataggtgtatataatacatatatatacatacatatatacacaaggGGGTAtccccaaaaaatggaaaaaatattttcaaagctatatatttaaattattttacaaaacaaccatatcaccttcaaagtactctccattacacttaatatatttgttaaatctgcaattctattcctggaaaaaattttcaaactcatctgtttggatggctgacagcacctctctcgtttttttcttcacctcttttatgtcataaaattgctgtcctttcatgtccctcttcatgcacagaaacaaaaagaagttacatgGAATGAAGTCAAGTGAGTcaagtgtgtgggacaagagaggcatgctggtttttgacaAAAACTGGGGCTGCATGAGCAGcttcattgtcatggtggcaaaaccagtccccatctgccacaaatcaggcctatttTGTCACAcgctattatgcaatcttttcagaacctcaacCTAGAAAGTTtgagtaacagtctgacctggtgaaattaATCCCAAATGCACCAAGAGTCATtttcgtccatttgggaagttgacttaCATCCAaaatgaggcttgtcatcaattgacatttcacctttgtgaaacaagaaaaccacttatacacgagtttttcccatagtgctatctttgtaagctgtattcaacatcacaacaatttctgtagcatttttctgagcaggaaacaaaatttcacagctgcacactgttctcttaaatcggccatcataaAAAACGAAGTtccagagaaactgctttcatgaaaaaattcactgtgatcagagagaatcttcccaggtgacgccactgtgtacactaactcagagtgagttgcttgatgctcgcctagtggggaaaatgtgtactacagaAGCTTCGCTCTACACAGAGCAATTctggtggggttttttgttgttgtttgggaggGAGGTACTCCCTCGTATATGTGCAAATTACTTTAGAGAGAAACAATAACTTCATGAATCTTCCCAAAAAAGGTTATCTTCACATAACTGATTGGTTTATACTTGCTTCTTTCTTTTTGCCTCACGACATTTGGCACTTTCCCCCATAGCATTAAAGTCATATGTATGCATCAGTCTCCTTAAAGTAGACAAAATATCTTTTGATCTGTTTTCTCCTGAGTTTCTAGCACAAAATTTGGTATGTTGTGGATGCTTACATAATtgtaaaagaaagaatgaaagaccAAACTTGCTCTGTTTATAAGACCAACTGGATCCAGGCTGATCCAAGAaaggaaatgtggaagaaaagTGGGAATAATAAGATATACAGACATAAAAGATAAAATCTGGAGCCAAACAACTTCTAccgagtctattctgattcatagtgatccaatTGTAAAGGTGGGGAATATCAGCACCCCCCAGAATgtataaaccaaaaaaaaaaaaatcactgtcattgagtcaattctgactcatagtgaccctattgagcAGGGtcaagctgcccctgtgagtttcccatacTGAACTCCTTATAGGAGTGGAACTCTCCATTGTTCTACtgagaagcagttggtggttttgaactattgatctGGCAGTTAGCAGACaagcacataaccactacgccacccagGCCCCTCAAATTCACCAATATCAGCTAACACCACACACCTCACTAGGCAGAAACCCTTCAGCCACCATATTAGGGGTGAGTTATAAAATGTCTGATCAGAATGTCCATGAatcatgttataaatatccaaatggcccttggtagAAACAAAGGTTCCCTACTGCTACATATTCAGAGTTTCTGAGGTTttggaaatatttacaggagtgacagcttcatctttcttccatggagcagctggtgagtttgaacccctgaccctgTGGTAAGCATTCCAACAGTTACCCAgcagtgccaccagaactccagaTGCTGAACAGGCAAAGGAAAATGATAGAGAGGAAAATATTATGGAACTTAGGAAATGGGATGTTAAATAATGCCCAAATTTCTTGAGCAT includes:
- the LOC142422392 gene encoding small ribosomal subunit protein uS10-like, whose amino-acid sequence is MAFKDTGMTPVEPEVAIHRIRITLTSRNVKSLEKVCGDLIRGAKEKNLNVKGPVRMPTKTLRITTRNTPCGEGSKTWDRFQMRIHKRLIDLHSPSEIVKQITSISIEPGVEVEVTIADA